One Arvicanthis niloticus isolate mArvNil1 chromosome 13, mArvNil1.pat.X, whole genome shotgun sequence genomic window carries:
- the Atf4 gene encoding cyclic AMP-dependent transcription factor ATF-4 → MTEMSFLNSEVLAGDLMSPFDQSGLGAEESLGLLDDYLEVAKHFKPHGFSSDKAKAGSSEWLAMDGLVSASDTGKEDAFSGTDWMLEKMDLKEFDFDALFRMDDLETMPDELLATLDDTCDLFAPLVQETNKEPPQTVNPIGHLPESVIKIDQVAPFTFLQPLPCSPGVLSSTADHSFSLELGSEVDISEGDRKPDSATYITLIPQCVKEEDTPSDNDSGICMSPESYLGSPQHSPSTSRAPPDSLPSPGVPRGSPRPKPYDPPGVSLTAKVKTEKLDKKLKKMEQNKTAATRYRQKKRAEQEALTGECKELEKKNEALKEKADSLAKEIQYLKDLIEEVRKARGRKRVA, encoded by the exons ATGACCGAGATGAGCTTCCTGAACAGCGAAGTGTTGGCGGGGGACTTGATGTCCCCCTTCGACCAGTCGGGTTTGGGGGCTGAAGAAAGCCTAGGTCTCTTAGATGACTATCTGGAGGTGGCCAAGCACTTCAAACCTCATGGGTTCTCCAGCGACAAGGCTAAGGCGGGCTCCTCGGAATGGCTGGCTATGGATGGGTTGGTCAGTGCCTCAGACACCGGCAAGG AGGATGCCTTTTCCGGGACAGATTGGATGTTGGAGAAAATGGATCTGAAAGAGTTTGACTTCGATGCTCTGTTTCGAATGGATGACCTGGAAACCATGCCAGACGAGCTTTTGGCCACGTTGGATGACACATGTGATCTTTTTGCCCCTCTAGTCCAAGAGACTAATAAGGAGCCCCCTCAGACAGTGAACCCAATTGGCCATCTCCCAGAAAGTGTAATAAAAATCGACCAGGTTGCCCCCTTTACATTCTTGCAGCCTCTTCCCTGTTCCCCAGGGGTTCTGTCTTCCACTGCAGATCATTCCTTTAGTTTAGAGCTAGGCAGTGAAGTTGATATCTCTGAAGGAGATAGGAAGCCTGACTCTGCTACTTACATTACTCTTATCCCTCAGTGTGTAAAGGAGGAAGACACTCCCTCTGATAATGACAGTGGCATCTGTATGAGCCCTGAGTCCTACCTGGGATCTCCCCAGCATAGCCCCTCTACCTCCAGGGCCCCACCAGACAGTCTGCCGTCTCCAGGTGTTCCCCGTGGTTCTCCTCGACCCAAACCTTATGACCCACCTGGAGTTAGTTTGACCGCAAAAGTGAAGACAGAGAAGTTGGATAAGAAGCtgaaaaagatggagcagaacaaGACAGCAGCTACTAGGTACCGCCAGAAGAAGCGGGCTGAGCAGGAAGCCCTCACTGGCGAGTGTAAAGAGctagaaaaaaagaatgaggcCCTGAAAGAGAAGGCAGATTCTCTTGCCAAAGAGATCCAGTATCTAAAAGACCTGATAGAAGAGGTCCGTAaggcaagggggaggaagagagttgCTTAG
- the Rps19bp1 gene encoding active regulator of SIRT1 has translation MSAALLRRGLELLAASEAPRAVPGQVKASGTPVKRTRRARAKASQAPKLRNSAKGKVPKSALAEYQKRQCRDHFKANLKFMTSMRSTVPESVTQQILQQNQGRKACDRLVAKTKNKKKKKKAEGTVFTEEDFQKFQREYFGS, from the exons ATGTCGGCGGCATTGCTACGGCGCGGTTTGGAGCTTCTGGCGGCGTCCGAGG CTCCTCGAGCCGTCCCCGGCCAGGTCAAGGCTAGCGGGACTCCGGTGAAGCGGACCCGCAGGGCGAGGGCCAAGGCCTCCCAGGCCCCGAAACTACGGAACTCAGCGAAGGGAAAGGTGCCTAAATCCGCTCTAG CTGAGTACCAGAAACGGCAGTGTCGAGACCACTTCAAGGCAAACCTGAAGTTTATGACCAGCATGAGAAGCACTGTGCCAGAGTCTGTGACCCAGCAG ATTCTGCAGCAGAATCAAGGCCGGAAAGCCTGTGATCGGCTAGTGGCCAAGacgaagaacaagaagaagaagaagaaggctgaGGGCACTGTGTTCACTGAAGAGGACTTCCAGAAGTTCCAGAGGGAATATTTTGGCAGCTAG